In the genome of Streptomyces violaceoruber, the window CGCCCGAGCGGAAGGGGTCCTCGGCCGCGCGCTTTCGCCCCGTCTCCACCTGCCGCCCCAGTTCCGCCTCCAGGGCGGCCGCGAGGTCGTCGTCGGGGTCCGCCGAGGTGAGTACGTCGGCGTGGGCGAGGGCGCTGACGTCGGCGGGACCCAGGGGTCCGCCGCGCTCCTCGCGCAGGGCCGCGCGGGCCCGGCCGACCGCCTCGCGGCGCCACCGCGAGGCGCGTGCGTCGCCCAGGGCGTCCGCGCCGCGGGAGAGTTCGACGGCCGCCCACTCCATGTCGTCGCGCCAGGAGTGCTCCTGGTAGTAGTCCGCGGGCACGGTGGTGACCAGGTCCCCGGCGTCCGGCCGGGTGTCCGCCCGCGCGTAGACGGCGGCCGCCTTGTCCAGCCACTCGCGGGCCTGTGCCGGATCGTCCTCGGCCCCGGTCTGCGCGGCGAGGGCGAAGGCCGCGGCCACCCGGCCCGCCAGGTTGGGGCTCAGGGGCTCCCCCGGTTCGTTGGCGCGGAAGACGGGCCGGTACTTGAGGAGGTAGTCCGGGTCCCCCGGTCGCACGGTGAGCCGGTCGTCCTGCTCGGGCAGCCGCCACACGTCGTGGTCGCCGCGGACCTCCTGGCCGCCCGACCCCAGCCCCACCTGTGCGTAGAGCGTGCCCGTCTCCCCGTCCCACATCCTGTCCAGCCAGCTCAGACCGTGCCGTGCCTCCTCCCGCAGTCCGGGCACCGCCGGTGTGTCGCGGACGGTGGTCAGCATCTGTGCGACCACGTAGGACGTCGTGTGCGTGAACTTCAGGAAGTCGCCGGCGTCGAACCAGCCGCCCGACACGTCAACGGGCCCGCCGACCTCGGCCGGCGGGCCGGTGCCCGCCGGCTCGTAGACGCGCGCCCGCTCGTCGGTCAGGTGCGAGGGCTCCCGGCCGGTCGCGTCGGCCAGTACGTCCCCGCCGTCCCGCTGGGTGCCGAAGAAGCGCACGCCGTCCGCGCGCAGCGGGTCCAGCAACCGCCCCGCCGGCGCCACCCGGAAGCGGACCTCGGGCTCGCCGCCCGCGCCGACCAGGCGCAGCCGGTAGGTGCCGGTGCGGCGCAGCGAGGAGAGGTCGATGGTGCGCACCGCGGTGTACGTGTCGTTCCAGCCGCCTAGGGAGGGCCCGAGGGTGCCCTGCCCGGCCGTGTCGCCGTGCTCGTCCAGGACCTCGAACCCGGCGTCCGCCAACGTGTCCCGGTCGCCCATGACATAGGCGAACTTCTTCTCGCCGGCCACGTAACCGACCTGGTTGACGCGGATGGCCGCCGGCACCTCGCCGCCGTCCCCGGAGCACGCGGTGAGGCAGCAGGCCGCCAGGACGGAAGCGGTCACGGCCGACACGGAGCGGGCCGACGGCGAGAGGAAGTGGTTCATGGCGGACAGTCTGGTCGATGACACCACCGCGGCGGGGGCCGAGGTGCCGACCGGGGGCGGGGCGGGGAAGCGGACGTTTGTGCGGGATAGGCTCTGATCCGCCAGCCCACCCGGACCGCCACAGGAGGAGTCGGCCATGGGCCAGAAGGACCCGCAGGAGGCACCGGCCGCCCAGGACACGGCCGAGCGGCTCCGGGCGATCGGCGACGAGTTGTCGGACCGCTTCTACGAACGGGCCGACGTCGTACGGACGCTGCTGGTGACGCTGCTGGCCGGTCGGCACTCGCTGATACTCGGCCCGCCGGGCACCGCGAAGTCCGAGCTGGCCAGGGAACTCACGGGCCGGATCGTGGGAGCCTCCTACTGGGAGATCCTGCTCTCCAAGTTCACCGCGCCGACGAGGATGTTCGGGCCCGTCGACGTCGCCGCACTGGCGCGCGGGGAGTACCGCCAGGTCTACGAAGGGCGCGCCACCACCGCACACGTCGCGTTCATCGACGAGATCTTCAAGTGCTCCACGGCGGCGCTGAACGAGACGCTGGGCTACCTCAACGAGCGGATCTACCACCCCGAGAGCGGCGGTGAGCCGGTCCGCTGCCCCCTCATCGGCGCCATCACGGCGAGCAACGAGCTGCCCGACGGCGAGGACTCGGCCGCGATCTACGACCGGCTCCTGGTGCGGATCGAGGTCACGTACCTGGAGGATCCCTCGAACTTCGCCGCTCTGGTCCGCTCCGCCGTCAGCCGCCCGGCCGCGCCGAAGCGGACCACCGTGGACCTGGCCGAGCTGCGGCACGCCGTGGCCGAGGCCGTTCCCGCCGTGGAGGTGCCCGACGGGATCGTGGACGCCGTGTGCACGCTGCGGGCCGCCCTGCGCCGCAAGGAGCTGATCGCCTCCGACCGCCGCTGGCGGCAGGCGGTGGGCCTGCTCCAGGCGTCCGCGTACCTGGACGGGCGCCCCTCGGTCGCGGAGAGCGATCTGTCGGTGCTGACCCACGTGCTGTGGAACTCCCCCGCCGAGCGTCCGACGGTCGAGCGGGACGTACTGCACCTGGTCAATCCGGACGCCAAGGAGGCGCTCGACCTCGCCGACACCATCGAGGAACTGGAGACCCAGCTCGACGCCATGGCCGGGCAGTCCCGCGAGGCGCTGAGCGAGTGGGTCATCAAGAAGGCCCACAACCAGCTGGCCATGGCGGGCAAGCGGCTGGAGCGACTGCGTGCGGATGCGGTGGGCGCGGGCCGCTCCACCACCGCCATCGACCGGGTCACCGGCCGCCAGCGCGCCGTCCGCGCCCGGGTGCTCACCGAGGCCCTCGGGGTGGACGCGAGCACGGTCCGGGCCCAGCTCTGAGCACCGCGGCGGACGGCACCATGGACGAGGACACGGACACCGAAACGGGCACGGCAGGGGACGCGGACCCGGACCCGCACGGGGGCGGAACAGCGAGCCGGCTCGATGTGCTGGCGGACCGCGCCGGAACGTGGCTGGCCCGGTCGGCCGCCGCCCCCGCGCGGCACACCGGGGCCGTGGCCGCGGACCGTTTCGACCGCATGGCCTGGCGCGACACCTACGAGCAGTCGCCCGCGCTGCGCGAGCTCGCGGATGACCTGGGCGAGCACCACGCGCACACCGCCGACCTGCTCACCGACGTCTTCCTGGCCGCCTACAAGACCGCCCCTCGCCTGCGCGAGCCGGCCGAGCTGGAACCCTCCCGGCTGGTCAACCATCGCCTCGTCGCCGCGCTGCTGGAGTCACCGGACTTCGCCGAGCTGCACCGGGAGACGGCCGGCGACCCGTACGCCGCGGCCATGGCCGTACTCGCCCAGGGCACCGCGCTGCGCCGGATGCTGGAGGACTCCCGGCCCGCCCGGGACCGGGACGAGCGGGCGGAGCGGGCCCGGCGGGAGGCCGAGGACGCGGCGGACGCCGTCGCCGAGGCGCTTGGGCAGGCCGCCGACGAGGCCGGCGAGGACGGCACCGTGCCGGGCCCGGCGGCCGACGCCGTACGGCGGGCGGTCCGGGAGGCGGACGCCGCCGGGAGGCGGGCCGCTTCGGACGCGGCCCGGTCGCTCGCCGTGGCGGTTCCCGGCGTCCGTGCCGCCGCGCGCGGTGCGGTGGCGAAGTCGGCGGCGGCCGCGCGGGAGGAGACCGCGCTCATGCGGGCCTGGGGTGTCGGTTCCGGCGAGCTGGAGCGGATGCCGTTCGACGAGCGCGCCCGGCTGGCCGAGCGGCTGCGCACCGGACGGCTCGCCGAGTGGGCCGAACTGATCGGCCGTTTCCGGCAGATGGCCGAGGGCGAACGCGCGCGCAAGGTGGAGAACGCCACCGGGGAGCTGATCGGGGTCACGCTCGGCGACGACCTCTCCAGGGTCATTCCGTCCGAGCTGGCGAACCTCGGACTGCCGGAACTGCGGGCGATGTTCGCCGCACGCTACGCCGCCGGGGAGCTGATGCTCTACGACAGCCAGGGGGAACAGGCCACCGGCCGGGGCGCCGTCATCGCCTGCGTGGACACCTCGCACTCCATGTACGAGGCGGGGCCCGGCGGCATCACCCGGGAGGCCTGGGCGAAGGCGTGCGCGCTGGCCCTGCTGGACCAGGCCCGCCACGCGGGACGGGACTTCGTCGGCATCGTGTTCTCCGCCGCCGACCGGCTCCGGGTCTTCCGTTTCCCGGCCGACCGGCCCGCCGGTCTCGCCCGTACCCTCGACTTCGCGGAGACCTTCCTCGGCGGCGGCACCAGTTACGAGCGGCCCCTGTCGGCGGCGGGCGAACTGCTCGAGGCGGAGTTCGACGACGCCGCCCGCACCCGCGGCGACATCGTGATGCTCACCGACGACGACTGCGGGGTCACCGAGGCGTGGATGCGGAGCTGGAACGAGGCCAAGCGCCGGCTGGGCTTCCGGGTCTTCGGCGTGGGCGTCGGCTCCCCGCGCGTCGCGGCGGCCGGCTCGGTCCTCGAGGCCCTGTGCGACAACCTCCGTTCCGTCGAGGACTTCACCGACGTGCACGCCGCCGCCGACCTGTTCCGCGTCATCTGAGCGGGCCGCCCGGCCCGGCCCGCACGGCCGTCGCGGCAGGCGGGCCGGCATGGCTTGCGGACCGTCACGGCCTACGGGCCGGCATGGCTTGCGGGCCTCACGGCTTGCGCGCCACCGCCCCGTACATCGCGATGTCCTCGTCCCGGATGCCCTGCTCGCCGGTGCCGTCCGGATGCCACTTGTGGACCTGGACGATGCCCGGTGCGACCAGCTCCAGCCCCTCGAAGAACTCGTGCGCCTCGTCGATGGTCCGCAGCCGCATCGGCATGTCGCGCGCCGCGTACTCGCGCGCGACCCGGCCCACCTCCTCGGGGGCGAACTCGGCGGTGCCGATGGTCATGGCCAGGTAGCTTCCCGCGGGCAGCGGCTCCAGGAGGCGGCGGACGATGCCGACCGCGTCGTCCTCGTCCAGGACGAAGTGGACGATCGCGATCACGGTGAGCGCGACGGGCTCGCCCAGGTCCAGTGTCTTGCGGAACTCGTCGGATTCGAGAACGGCCTCGGGATGCTGGAAGTCCGCCTCGATGTACGTCGTCCGGCCCTCGGGCGTACTGGACAGCAGCCCCTGGGACAGGGTGAGGACGATGGGGTCGTTGTCCACGTAGACCACACGTGCCTCGGGGGCCACCGACTGCGCTATCTCGTGCAGGTTGGGCGAGGTGGGGATGCCGGTGCCGATGTCGAGGAACTGACGGATCCCCGCCTCCTCGGCCAGCCAGCGCACCGCTCGGTTCATCCAGTCCCGGTTGGCGCGCATGTGCACGGGCAGGGCGGGCCATTCCCGGGCCATCGCGTCCCCCGCCTCCCGGTCGGCGGGGTAGTAGTCCTTCCCTCCCAGGATGTAGTCGTAGATCCGCGCCGAGTGCGCGTGTTCGGTGTCGATCCGGTCGGCCGGCCATCCGCTGTCGGACATCGTTCGCCTTTCTCCGTGGGGTTGTGCGGTACGGGTGGAAGTCCTCACAGCTCCTTGCGCAGCGCGCCGAGGAGTTCCTCGGTGCCTCGGGCCGGGACCGCCTGGGCGCCCAGGCGGTCCAGGGCCTCGCGGTAGACCACCACGTCGTCGCCCTTGTCCAGGTAGACGGCGCCCACGAGGCCGCCGAGGTAGACGATGTCGGGAAGTTCGGGGGCCCGGAACCGGAAGAGGTCGAACGCGCCGGCCCGCATGGCGGGGTGCGGGCCCGCGGCGAACGGCATGATCTGGAGCGTCACGTGGGGCAGCCTGCCCACCTCGATCAGATGGTCCACCTGCTGCCGCATCACCTCGGTGCCTCCGACGGGCCAGCGCAGGACCGTTTCGTCCATCACGACCCACAGGCGGGGCGGACAGGAGCGGGTGAGGATCTCCTGGCGCCGCATGCGCAGCGCCACCCGCCGCTCGGTGTCGACCGAGGAGGCGTGCGGGTTGCCGGCGCTCAGCAGGGCCCGCGCGTAGGCCGGGGTCTGCAGCAGGCCGTGCACGAACCCGGCCTCGTAGGCGCGGATGTGCAGGGCGGCCTGTTCCAGGCTCAGGTATGCCGCGAACCAGTCCGGCATGACGTCGCGGTAGGTGTGCCACCAGCCGCGCTTGTTCGCCTCCCGCGCCGACTTCAGGAAGGTGTCGATCTCCTGCTGGTCGCGGACACCGTAGATCTGGAGCAGCTTCTCGACGTCCGGGAGGCGCAGCCGGGCCACCTTCGCCGCCTCGAGCCGGCGGATCGTGGAGTGGCTCACCCCGATCGCCTCACCGGCCTGCTCGAAGGTGAGACCGGCGCGGGTGCGCAGCTCCTCCAGCTGCCTGCCGAGGATCATCCGCAGCACGGAGGGTGCTCCGCCCCAGTCGGTCTCCGCGGTCACACCGTCTCCCCTTCGCCGTCCCGCGCCCGGGCCCGGACACGCCAGTCTGTCACGGGCTCAGCCCCGCCGCAGGAGCATGCATCCAGTCAGCTGCAAATTTCAACTTGCCGGTTGCGCAGGGTTGTTGACAGATGACACAGTGGCTTCACCGCCCCCTGCGATTCCCGACCCCGCACCCGGACCGTCCTGCTGGAGACCTGACACCCACTCATAAGGCGATCCCGCATGACAACGTTCTCCTGCCGTCCGTAGCGGCCAAAGGACCACCCCCCATGGACCTGCAGCACACCCGTGATCCACGTCCGTCCGCAGCCACCGTCCGTGACCGCCCGTGCCCGTCCGGCGCCGCCGCCCGCCCGCCCCGGCGACGGCGTCCGGGCCCGGCCCCGCTCAGCCTCCCCGCCGGACTCCGCGCCGACCTGGGGCACGACGCCGTGGGCACCTCGGCGTCCCACGGCGAACACATCCTGGCCCGTCTTCCCCGTGCGGGCTGCGTGTTCGCCGACGAGGGGCGCTGGTGGTGGATCGTGCCCTCCGGATCCGACATCGGGATCGCGTGGCCGTCCGGCACCCACTACGTCGTCGGCGACCCGTCCTGGACCCGGCCGCGGCCGGACGGCGGCCGGGCGGCCGGCCCGCGGCTGGTCCACGGCCCCGACGGCGACTCGCCCTACACCGCGCCCCTTCCGCTGTACTTCCTCGTCTGCGGGCTCGCCGGAGTGGCGCCGCGCTGGTCCCTGGCGCCCTGAGCGGGTTCGCACCGCGGTCCGGCGCAGGGTCCGCGCATGGTCCCTATTCGAAGAACTTGAGACTCCAGCCGGTGTCGCTGGTGGGGCCCGGGACGTTGGCCCGGCTGTAGGTGGTCCCGCCCCACCAGCAGAAGGTGCCGGTGTACCAGTGCCGGTTCTCCCACGAGTACGGCGTCCCCTTCGCGACCGCGTGGAACATCAGGGGGAACCTGGGCCCGGCGGGCGGGCTCGTGGCGATGTCGCCGTCGA includes:
- a CDS encoding helix-turn-helix domain-containing protein; this encodes MTAETDWGGAPSVLRMILGRQLEELRTRAGLTFEQAGEAIGVSHSTIRRLEAAKVARLRLPDVEKLLQIYGVRDQQEIDTFLKSAREANKRGWWHTYRDVMPDWFAAYLSLEQAALHIRAYEAGFVHGLLQTPAYARALLSAGNPHASSVDTERRVALRMRRQEILTRSCPPRLWVVMDETVLRWPVGGTEVMRQQVDHLIEVGRLPHVTLQIMPFAAGPHPAMRAGAFDLFRFRAPELPDIVYLGGLVGAVYLDKGDDVVVYREALDRLGAQAVPARGTEELLGALRKEL
- a CDS encoding vWA domain-containing protein, with protein sequence MDEDTDTETGTAGDADPDPHGGGTASRLDVLADRAGTWLARSAAAPARHTGAVAADRFDRMAWRDTYEQSPALRELADDLGEHHAHTADLLTDVFLAAYKTAPRLREPAELEPSRLVNHRLVAALLESPDFAELHRETAGDPYAAAMAVLAQGTALRRMLEDSRPARDRDERAERARREAEDAADAVAEALGQAADEAGEDGTVPGPAADAVRRAVREADAAGRRAASDAARSLAVAVPGVRAAARGAVAKSAAAAREETALMRAWGVGSGELERMPFDERARLAERLRTGRLAEWAELIGRFRQMAEGERARKVENATGELIGVTLGDDLSRVIPSELANLGLPELRAMFAARYAAGELMLYDSQGEQATGRGAVIACVDTSHSMYEAGPGGITREAWAKACALALLDQARHAGRDFVGIVFSAADRLRVFRFPADRPAGLARTLDFAETFLGGGTSYERPLSAAGELLEAEFDDAARTRGDIVMLTDDDCGVTEAWMRSWNEAKRRLGFRVFGVGVGSPRVAAAGSVLEALCDNLRSVEDFTDVHAAADLFRVI
- a CDS encoding AAA family ATPase, whose protein sequence is MGQKDPQEAPAAQDTAERLRAIGDELSDRFYERADVVRTLLVTLLAGRHSLILGPPGTAKSELARELTGRIVGASYWEILLSKFTAPTRMFGPVDVAALARGEYRQVYEGRATTAHVAFIDEIFKCSTAALNETLGYLNERIYHPESGGEPVRCPLIGAITASNELPDGEDSAAIYDRLLVRIEVTYLEDPSNFAALVRSAVSRPAAPKRTTVDLAELRHAVAEAVPAVEVPDGIVDAVCTLRAALRRKELIASDRRWRQAVGLLQASAYLDGRPSVAESDLSVLTHVLWNSPAERPTVERDVLHLVNPDAKEALDLADTIEELETQLDAMAGQSREALSEWVIKKAHNQLAMAGKRLERLRADAVGAGRSTTAIDRVTGRQRAVRARVLTEALGVDASTVRAQL
- a CDS encoding SAM-dependent methyltransferase; the encoded protein is MSDSGWPADRIDTEHAHSARIYDYILGGKDYYPADREAGDAMAREWPALPVHMRANRDWMNRAVRWLAEEAGIRQFLDIGTGIPTSPNLHEIAQSVAPEARVVYVDNDPIVLTLSQGLLSSTPEGRTTYIEADFQHPEAVLESDEFRKTLDLGEPVALTVIAIVHFVLDEDDAVGIVRRLLEPLPAGSYLAMTIGTAEFAPEEVGRVAREYAARDMPMRLRTIDEAHEFFEGLELVAPGIVQVHKWHPDGTGEQGIRDEDIAMYGAVARKP
- a CDS encoding glycoside hydrolase family 9 protein is translated as MNHFLSPSARSVSAVTASVLAACCLTACSGDGGEVPAAIRVNQVGYVAGEKKFAYVMGDRDTLADAGFEVLDEHGDTAGQGTLGPSLGGWNDTYTAVRTIDLSSLRRTGTYRLRLVGAGGEPEVRFRVAPAGRLLDPLRADGVRFFGTQRDGGDVLADATGREPSHLTDERARVYEPAGTGPPAEVGGPVDVSGGWFDAGDFLKFTHTTSYVVAQMLTTVRDTPAVPGLREEARHGLSWLDRMWDGETGTLYAQVGLGSGGQEVRGDHDVWRLPEQDDRLTVRPGDPDYLLKYRPVFRANEPGEPLSPNLAGRVAAAFALAAQTGAEDDPAQAREWLDKAAAVYARADTRPDAGDLVTTVPADYYQEHSWRDDMEWAAVELSRGADALGDARASRWRREAVGRARAALREERGGPLGPADVSALAHADVLTSADPDDDLAAALEAELGRQVETGRKRAAEDPFRSGVIPTDFDAVPHTFGLLATAELYARVTGDHRYDDFAAQQRAWVFGANAWGTSFVVGAGDLYPHCLQHQVANLAMSRTGRGDILRGAVVNGPNDADLLKEQDAFDGSRPCSFAPEGGPWSRYDGHGAGYVDDVRAWQTVEPADDFTSTALYALSLTAARS